The following nucleotide sequence is from Lentimicrobiaceae bacterium.
GAAAAATAGTGTCTTCAGTTAGCGGAGCAAGAATTACTGCCGTCAAAACACCCCAATAAATATCTTGATTTTCTTTTTGTTGTACTGGAAAGGAAATTTCCCCCCCCCAATACATAGAAATATGCAGCAACTTGAGGAAACTTTCTATTAATGGATAGCAGAAGATTGCAATTGATACACAAACCAGAGAATAAATCAATCCTTTCCCAGAAATTGAGTATCTGTAACCTGCCTTATGAAAGTTCAATCCTTTATGCTTTAGCAAAAGAAAATATATGGATACTGCAATTCCAGTTGAAAATGTATATAACAATAAAGAAAATATTCGACCCTGAGAAATTCCTAAAAAGTTTTTAAATTCCAGAATTTCAGGTCTAATAAATTCGTAAGCAATTGTTGTCAGGACTATACCCATCGGGACTAAAATGAATATCCACCACACAGGTAATTTTTGGGAAGTTTCAGTTGATTTATTCATTTCATTTGTTTTTGTCATTTAAATGGCATAACGTTCCGGCGGTAAGTGTAGTTGGCAATTGTTGTGCTTTTTCGGCTTGCGACTG
It contains:
- a CDS encoding CPBP family intramembrane metalloprotease translates to MNKSTETSQKLPVWWIFILVPMGIVLTTIAYEFIRPEILEFKNFLGISQGRIFSLLLYTFSTGIAVSIYFLLLKHKGLNFHKAGYRYSISGKGLIYSLVCVSIAIFCYPLIESFLKLLHISMYWGGEISFPVQQKENQDIYWGVLTAVILAPLTEDTIFRGYVVEMFKERMGKWVTITLSSLIFALVHLQFFGPGLTIYMLVWSILTCFLYVKFNNIYPSLIFHALNNIWAYIFVPMIFK